A genome region from Dickeya dadantii NCPPB 898 includes the following:
- a CDS encoding tRNA/rRNA methyltransferase, which yields MSDELSGKSGKVRVMYVRSEDGDEKSSKPKRTPDKRRGDGDNRGRKGRDGAPRGGRDNAERGGRGNAERGGRDNAERGGRDNAERGGRDNAERGGRDSAERGGKWRSESAGRERPRPPRREPVEQADSPWKTVSRAPGEEPDHGGISGKSQIDPEQIRRQRSEETRVYGENACQALFLSRPEAIVRGWFLQEVTPRFREALRWMAANRKAYHVVEDDELVRASGTEHHGGVCFLIKKRHGLDVAAYLSEAGDTDCVLALEDVGNPHNLGGIMRSCAHFGVKGLLVNDAAQLESGAAVRTAEGGAEHVKAISADGLVDALAQFRAAGYTIVTTSSHKGTTLSKVSLPAKTVIVLGQEGDGLSDSAWQQGDVKVSIDGTGNVESLNISVATGILLAEWWRQNHG from the coding sequence ATGAGCGATGAATTAAGTGGAAAGAGCGGCAAAGTCCGCGTCATGTACGTCCGCAGCGAAGACGGGGACGAGAAGAGCAGTAAGCCGAAACGTACGCCGGATAAGCGTCGTGGCGATGGCGACAACCGTGGTCGTAAAGGGCGGGATGGCGCGCCTCGCGGTGGGCGTGACAATGCCGAACGCGGCGGGCGTGGCAATGCCGAACGTGGTGGGCGTGACAATGCCGAACGTGGTGGGCGTGACAATGCTGAACGTGGTGGCCGTGACAACGCAGAGCGTGGCGGCAGGGATAGCGCCGAGCGCGGCGGCAAATGGCGTAGCGAGTCGGCAGGGCGTGAACGCCCGCGTCCGCCGCGTCGCGAGCCGGTTGAACAGGCGGATTCTCCCTGGAAAACGGTGTCGCGTGCACCGGGAGAAGAGCCGGATCACGGCGGCATCAGCGGCAAAAGCCAGATCGATCCGGAACAGATTCGTCGCCAGCGGTCGGAAGAAACCCGCGTCTACGGAGAAAACGCCTGTCAGGCGCTGTTCCTGAGTCGTCCGGAAGCGATTGTGCGCGGTTGGTTCCTGCAGGAAGTCACGCCGCGTTTTCGTGAAGCGCTGCGCTGGATGGCGGCCAACCGCAAGGCTTACCACGTGGTGGAAGACGACGAGCTGGTTCGCGCGTCCGGTACTGAGCATCACGGCGGCGTGTGTTTCCTGATCAAGAAACGCCATGGTCTGGATGTGGCGGCGTATCTGAGCGAAGCCGGGGATACCGACTGCGTGCTGGCGCTGGAAGATGTCGGCAATCCGCATAATCTGGGCGGCATCATGCGTAGCTGCGCCCATTTCGGCGTGAAAGGCTTACTGGTGAATGACGCCGCGCAGCTGGAATCCGGCGCGGCGGTGCGCACGGCGGAAGGCGGTGCCGAGCATGTGAAAGCGATCAGCGCTGATGGTCTGGTCGATGCGCTGGCGCAGTTCCGCGCCGCCGGTTACACCATCGTCACCACCTCCAGTCACAAAGGCACGACCTTATCGAAAGTCTCGCTGCCTGCCAAAACGGTGATTGTGCTGGGGCAGGAAGGGGATGGCTTGTCTGACAGCGCCTGGCAGCAGGGCGACGTCAAAGTGTCGATTGACGGCACCGGTAATGTGGAAAGCCTGAATATCTCGGTGGCGACCGGGATCCTGCTGGCGGAATGGTGGCGGCAGAATCACGGCTAA
- the trxC gene encoding thioredoxin TrxC, whose protein sequence is MNTVCASCHATNRLPEERSHDHQHAKCGRCGQALFSGKVINATEETLDKLLQDDLPVVVDFWAPWCGPCVNFAPVFESVADENGGKIRFIKVNTEAEPGLSARFRIRSIPTIMLFKHGKVVDMLNGAMPKAPFESWLSESL, encoded by the coding sequence ATGAATACGGTATGTGCATCCTGCCACGCCACCAACCGCCTGCCAGAAGAACGTAGTCATGATCACCAACACGCCAAATGCGGCCGCTGCGGTCAAGCATTGTTCAGCGGCAAGGTGATTAATGCCACTGAAGAAACGCTGGATAAACTGTTGCAGGACGATCTGCCGGTGGTGGTGGATTTCTGGGCGCCCTGGTGCGGGCCGTGCGTTAACTTTGCCCCGGTTTTTGAAAGCGTCGCCGACGAAAACGGCGGAAAAATCCGCTTTATCAAAGTCAACACCGAAGCGGAGCCCGGCCTGAGCGCCCGCTTCCGTATCCGCAGTATTCCTACCATTATGCTGTTTAAACACGGCAAGGTGGTTGATATGCTCAACGGCGCCATGCCCAAAGCCCCGTTTGAAAGCTGGCTTAGCGAGTCGCTGTAA
- a CDS encoding tRNA-uridine aminocarboxypropyltransferase: MTGNAVLRLRQQRLALSTRPFRARGCRVIRCQRCLLPEIHCLCDTLSPRTARSRFCLVMFDTEPMKPSNTGRLIADVLPQTDAFLWSRTEPDPALLAALQTEEYQPWLVFLADDNESGRQVCHQLPAGGKPPLFVMLDGTWPEARKMFRKSPYLDTLPILSLSVDALSSYQLREASSAGQHCTAEIAIALLRQAGDSDAAEALAEHFDRFRRHYLAGKAHHAKKKISSTVTAKPATDV; the protein is encoded by the coding sequence ATGACCGGTAACGCTGTGCTACGGCTGCGCCAGCAGCGCCTTGCTCTCTCCACTCGCCCGTTTCGTGCCCGCGGCTGTCGTGTAATCCGCTGCCAGCGCTGCCTGCTGCCGGAAATCCACTGCCTGTGCGACACCCTCTCGCCGCGTACCGCCCGCAGCCGCTTCTGTCTGGTCATGTTCGACACCGAACCGATGAAGCCCAGTAATACCGGCCGCCTGATTGCCGATGTCCTGCCGCAGACCGATGCCTTTCTGTGGTCTCGTACCGAGCCGGATCCGGCGTTGCTTGCCGCCTTGCAGACAGAAGAGTATCAACCCTGGCTGGTATTTCTGGCGGACGACAATGAAAGCGGCCGTCAGGTCTGTCACCAACTGCCCGCCGGTGGCAAACCGCCGCTGTTCGTGATGCTGGACGGCACCTGGCCGGAAGCGCGCAAAATGTTCCGCAAAAGCCCATACCTCGATACGCTGCCGATCCTGTCGCTAAGTGTAGATGCGTTGTCCAGCTATCAACTACGGGAGGCCAGCAGCGCCGGGCAGCACTGTACGGCGGAAATCGCCATTGCCTTGTTACGCCAGGCCGGCGACAGCGATGCCGCCGAAGCGCTGGCAGAGCATTTCGACCGTTTTCGCCGCCATTATCTGGCAGGCAAAGCCCACCACGCGAAAAAGAAAATTTCTTCCACTGTCACAGCAAAACCGGCAACAGACGTTTAA